Proteins encoded within one genomic window of Thermoleophilaceae bacterium:
- the cas1 gene encoding CRISPR-associated endonuclease Cas1: MSGAGSAVPDLVPARMLNEHVYCPRLAYLEWVNQGFQDSADTVEGRFVHRRVDQPRGRPAHVDGEDERPPSTSVTVGSERLGLIAKIDLIESDGKTVVPVEYKRGRPRDGDPPLWEPELVQLCAQVLLLRDEGYTVERAEAYFSETRTRHPIAISDDLVARTRVAIAELRTTATQDEAPPPLVDSPKCPRCSLVSICLPDEVNTLRGAREQAPRRLVASDSAATPLYASTPGSRLSKRGGRVVLLEDREEKASRRLIDVSHVSVFGNVTVGSAVLRACFEAGTPVLWFTAGGWFSGVATGMPSKNIQVRVRQHRASAVGSPELAGAFVSGKIRNARTLVRRHSDGNAAPALAQLAALARQAGSERRLESLLGIEGTAARIYFQQLAKLLSGPFGGFDFDGRNRRPPRDRVNAMLSFVYALLLKDAVVAVLAAGLEPYLGLYHRPGFGRPALALDLAEEFRPLVGDSVVLTAINNGEVGPDDFVERAGAVALTQGGRRSLIRTYERRMATELVHPLFKYRASYRRSLEIQARLLAAVLVGDIPSYRPLTTR, encoded by the coding sequence ATGAGCGGCGCGGGCAGCGCGGTTCCCGACCTCGTCCCCGCCCGCATGCTCAACGAGCACGTCTACTGTCCTCGCCTCGCCTACCTGGAATGGGTCAACCAGGGCTTCCAGGACAGCGCGGACACCGTCGAGGGACGCTTCGTCCACCGCAGGGTCGACCAGCCTCGTGGCCGCCCTGCTCATGTGGACGGCGAGGACGAGCGCCCGCCGAGCACGTCGGTCACCGTCGGCTCCGAGCGGCTCGGGCTGATCGCCAAGATCGATCTCATCGAGTCCGACGGCAAGACCGTCGTCCCGGTCGAGTACAAGCGCGGGCGACCGCGCGACGGCGACCCTCCGCTGTGGGAGCCGGAGCTCGTCCAGCTCTGTGCGCAGGTGCTGCTGCTGCGCGACGAGGGCTACACGGTGGAGCGCGCCGAGGCGTACTTCAGCGAGACGCGCACACGGCATCCGATCGCGATCAGCGATGACCTGGTGGCTCGCACCCGCGTGGCGATCGCCGAGTTGCGCACCACCGCCACCCAGGACGAGGCCCCGCCGCCGCTCGTCGACAGCCCGAAATGCCCTCGCTGCTCGCTCGTCAGCATCTGCCTGCCCGACGAGGTGAACACGCTGCGGGGCGCGCGCGAGCAGGCGCCCCGCCGTCTCGTGGCCTCCGACTCCGCCGCCACTCCCCTGTACGCATCGACGCCTGGATCTCGACTCTCGAAGCGGGGCGGTCGCGTCGTGCTGCTCGAGGATCGAGAGGAGAAGGCCTCACGGCGGCTGATCGACGTCTCGCATGTGTCCGTCTTCGGAAACGTGACCGTTGGGAGCGCGGTGTTACGTGCGTGCTTCGAGGCGGGGACTCCGGTCCTCTGGTTCACGGCCGGCGGATGGTTCAGCGGAGTCGCGACGGGGATGCCCTCCAAGAACATCCAGGTCCGCGTGCGACAGCACCGCGCATCAGCGGTCGGCTCGCCGGAGCTTGCCGGTGCCTTCGTCTCCGGGAAGATTCGCAACGCGCGGACGCTGGTCCGACGCCACAGCGACGGCAACGCAGCCCCGGCGCTCGCGCAGCTCGCTGCCCTCGCCCGCCAAGCCGGGTCGGAGCGCCGGCTCGAATCGCTGCTCGGCATCGAGGGAACGGCCGCCCGGATCTACTTCCAGCAGCTCGCGAAGCTGCTTTCGGGCCCGTTCGGCGGCTTCGACTTCGACGGCCGCAACCGGCGTCCGCCGCGCGACCGCGTGAACGCGATGCTCTCGTTCGTCTACGCACTGCTCTTGAAGGACGCCGTCGTGGCCGTCCTCGCCGCCGGACTCGAGCCGTACCTGGGTCTCTACCACCGGCCGGGATTCGGGCGCCCCGCACTCGCGCTCGATCTGGCCGAGGAGTTCAGGCCCCTGGTCGGCGACTCCGTGGTCCTGACCGCGATCAACAACGGTGAGGTCGGACCCGACGACTTCGTCGAGCGCGCCGGCGCGGTGGCATTGACTCAGGGCGGCCGACGTAGTCTGATCAGAACCTACGAACGCCGGATGGCGACCGAGCTCGTGCACCCGCTGTTCAAGTATCGGGCCAGCTACCGGCGGAGCCTGGAGATCCAGGCTCGGTTGCTCGCGGCTGTGCTGGTAGGCGACATCCCTTCGTATCGGCCTTTGACAACTCGATAG
- a CDS encoding DUF234 domain-containing protein — protein sequence MRLRQQACRARRPSPRRAAARGPSCRIDHGGGRACEQTKLVRWEATFRDHVGRLADAGELGPEILDVGPWWRDAPPVEIDAVALAGRQRTAVRAGEAKWSRRMDGARLRRGLEHKAEVLPRPAPDLRYAVCAREEVTNAEGVLAVTARDVFSPA from the coding sequence GTGCGGCTGCGGCAGCAAGCGTGTCGAGCGCGTCGTCCCAGTCCGCGAAGGGCCGCCGCCCGAGGTCCCTCGTGCCGGATCGATCACGGCGGAGGCCGCGCGTGCGAGCAGACAAAGCTCGTACGCTGGGAAGCCACGTTCCGCGACCACGTGGGCCGCCTGGCCGACGCGGGCGAGCTCGGCCCCGAGATCTTAGACGTCGGCCCCTGGTGGCGGGACGCACCGCCGGTGGAGATCGACGCCGTCGCGCTCGCCGGACGGCAGCGCACCGCGGTACGCGCCGGCGAGGCGAAGTGGAGCAGGCGGATGGACGGGGCGCGGCTGCGCCGCGGGCTGGAGCACAAGGCAGAGGTGCTGCCGCGGCCGGCTCCGGACCTTCGCTACGCGGTCTGCGCGCGGGAGGAGGTCACGAACGCCGAGGGTGTGCTCGCGGTCACGGCGCGCGACGTGTTCTCGCCGGCGTGA
- a CDS encoding CRISPR-associated endonuclease Cas2 produces MADRTRYLLAHDIRHPRRLRRVHKVATGYGEPLQYSVFVCDLSGIELLDLKTALFAEMNTREDSVGIFDLGPPSGRGLQCIEFIGTRRPLPSGEAAVW; encoded by the coding sequence ATGGCGGACCGCACGCGCTACCTGCTCGCGCACGACATCCGCCACCCGCGGCGCCTACGGCGGGTCCACAAGGTGGCCACGGGGTACGGAGAGCCGCTGCAGTACTCGGTCTTCGTGTGCGATCTCAGCGGGATCGAGCTGCTCGATCTCAAGACAGCTCTTTTCGCGGAGATGAACACGCGCGAGGACAGCGTCGGCATCTTCGACCTCGGGCCACCTTCGGGACGCGGCCTCCAGTGCATCGAGTTCATCGGGACACGGAGGCCGCTCCCGAGCGGTGAGGCGGCCGTGTGGTGA
- the cas7u gene encoding type I-U CRISPR-associated RAMP protein Csb1/Cas7u: MIDALASEPRLIVDVRLKPLAGSTFQPTGFPDLGAATFQRPGDQPALLVESVQSMTNRLEDLGWDAPAGEPIETLSRLPYVEVVSANGGDLLTSSRLEPHRLAAAYIRDATIDGSKGTDWIGERLGLRKGHPLDWAAIYRAVFELDPLCLLHGVFFSDQAWHGNPKVRRAVTAVIEALDVSPVVSGGVKRDDVQISVDKETGGRGAEEGYGFVPFGRTEFSAREILLTAVVDLEQIRGYGLAAEEGELLELLALWELGTLVSGPLRLRTACDLDVTEIDVRRPRDFELPDAAQLAERIAESPAKFDHQGARSATWPAPKG; the protein is encoded by the coding sequence ATGATCGATGCGCTCGCGAGCGAGCCTCGTCTGATCGTCGACGTCCGCCTGAAGCCACTCGCCGGCTCGACGTTCCAGCCGACAGGCTTCCCGGACTTGGGAGCCGCCACGTTCCAGCGCCCGGGCGATCAGCCCGCGCTCCTCGTCGAGTCGGTGCAGTCGATGACGAACCGACTCGAGGACCTCGGCTGGGACGCACCGGCGGGCGAGCCGATCGAGACGCTGTCACGACTGCCTTACGTCGAGGTCGTCTCAGCAAACGGGGGCGATCTCCTCACTTCGTCACGTCTCGAGCCCCACCGCCTCGCCGCCGCCTACATACGTGACGCGACCATCGACGGCTCGAAGGGCACGGACTGGATCGGCGAGCGGCTCGGGCTGCGCAAGGGCCATCCGCTCGACTGGGCCGCCATCTACAGGGCGGTGTTCGAGCTCGACCCGCTGTGCCTCCTGCACGGGGTCTTTTTCTCGGACCAGGCGTGGCACGGCAACCCCAAGGTGAGGCGGGCCGTCACGGCGGTGATCGAGGCGCTGGACGTCAGCCCGGTCGTCTCGGGCGGCGTCAAGCGCGACGATGTCCAGATCAGCGTTGATAAGGAAACGGGAGGACGCGGCGCAGAGGAGGGCTACGGCTTCGTGCCGTTCGGCCGCACAGAGTTCAGCGCGCGCGAGATTCTGCTCACGGCCGTGGTGGATCTCGAGCAGATCCGCGGGTACGGGCTCGCCGCGGAGGAGGGCGAGCTGCTCGAGTTGCTCGCGCTCTGGGAGCTCGGCACGCTCGTCTCCGGGCCGCTGCGGCTCCGAACCGCATGCGACCTCGACGTCACCGAGATCGACGTCCGGCGCCCTAGGGACTTCGAGCTGCCGGATGCGGCGCAGCTCGCCGAACGCATTGCGGAGTCACCCGCGAAGTTCGACCACCAGGGTGCGCGCTCGGCCACGTGGCCGGCGCCGAAGGGATAA
- the csb2 gene encoding type I-U CRISPR-associated protein Csb2, protein MAGAEGITVVGLAVRFDLGRYHATPWGAHVNDGRVEWPPSAWRILRALYAVSRSHVGLASRRADADAVLVRLAAAPPPTYEMPASAAAHTRHYFPSRLQSPSRPGKTDRVLDAFHAVDPEAELRVWWEADLHDAEREALAALTRTLGYLGRSESVCSARLLAEEPPGEPDALPRAQLAADEPGEVVELLCLDGGEGTIDALTCSVGDLRRRRRLVPSGTRLVEYALRHHWPSPAARPAPERPTLARYRLHGGSRPGIREAVAIGEALRAAVQGRHGRRHDGAASPVFSGRAGERPRADQHRHAHYIATPGADGRRIDHLVVWAPEGFGPAEVDSLASLTEIRTRGLPEPLRIALTAVGSTELVLPELMGPSRRWTSLTPFGLTRHPKRRGGRIVDAPEDQIRRELALRDLPEPVEIELVRGGWSEFRRSRIFDSRLGAPRVVGATVRFEEELGGPIALGALSHFGLGLFLPA, encoded by the coding sequence GTGGCCGGCGCCGAAGGGATAACGGTGGTCGGGCTCGCCGTCCGCTTCGACCTGGGGCGCTATCACGCCACTCCGTGGGGCGCACACGTCAACGACGGGCGCGTGGAGTGGCCGCCGAGCGCGTGGCGGATCCTGCGAGCGCTCTACGCGGTATCCCGGAGCCATGTTGGTCTGGCATCCCGCCGCGCCGACGCCGATGCCGTGCTCGTCCGTCTCGCCGCCGCGCCGCCTCCAACGTACGAGATGCCGGCCTCGGCCGCAGCCCACACGCGTCACTACTTCCCCAGCCGGCTCCAGTCGCCATCCCGGCCCGGCAAGACGGATCGCGTGCTTGACGCGTTCCACGCCGTGGATCCCGAGGCCGAGCTGCGCGTCTGGTGGGAGGCCGACCTCCATGACGCCGAACGCGAGGCGCTCGCCGCGCTCACGCGAACGCTCGGCTACCTCGGGAGATCGGAGTCGGTCTGCAGCGCCCGATTGCTCGCGGAGGAGCCCCCCGGCGAGCCCGATGCGCTACCGCGTGCGCAGCTGGCGGCCGACGAGCCCGGCGAGGTAGTGGAATTGCTCTGCCTGGACGGCGGCGAGGGGACGATCGACGCCTTGACCTGCTCCGTCGGCGACCTTCGACGTCGGCGGCGACTGGTCCCGAGCGGAACCCGCCTCGTCGAATACGCGCTTCGCCACCACTGGCCGTCGCCGGCTGCTAGACCCGCACCGGAGCGGCCGACGCTTGCCCGCTACCGGCTTCATGGCGGCTCCCGCCCCGGCATCCGGGAGGCCGTCGCCATCGGAGAGGCGCTTCGGGCGGCCGTCCAAGGTCGCCACGGGCGGCGACATGATGGTGCCGCCTCGCCCGTCTTCAGCGGAAGGGCGGGGGAGCGCCCGCGGGCCGATCAGCATCGGCACGCGCACTACATCGCCACGCCCGGCGCCGACGGACGCCGGATCGATCACCTCGTGGTCTGGGCACCCGAGGGCTTCGGACCAGCGGAGGTGGACAGCCTCGCGTCCCTGACGGAGATCCGCACGCGCGGACTCCCGGAGCCCCTGCGGATCGCGCTCACAGCCGTGGGCTCGACCGAGCTCGTACTGCCGGAGCTCATGGGCCCGAGCAGGCGCTGGACATCGCTGACCCCCTTTGGTCTCACGCGGCATCCGAAGCGTCGCGGCGGGCGAATCGTCGACGCACCCGAGGACCAGATCCGCCGGGAGCTCGCCCTGCGCGACCTCCCAGAGCCGGTCGAGATCGAGCTCGTGAGGGGCGGGTGGAGCGAGTTTCGGCGCTCGCGCATCTTCGACTCCCGCCTGGGTGCCCCACGGGTCGTCGGGGCGACGGTCCGCTTCGAGGAGGAATTGGGCGGGCCGATAGCTCTCGGTGCCCTCAGCCATTTCGGCCTCGGCCTGTTCCTTCCGGCATGA
- the csx17 gene encoding type I-U CRISPR-associated protein Csx17 — protein MTELRLPGCRSRPLLGYLKALGVLRVVARQADTGARGRFSGGVLELSSELDRDAIGTFLLEDYMPTPVLSPWNGRGGFYAKTNASMETINTSAEPRLQGYQEAFARAGDVVERLGLSEQPRAKEKGRLLAALRNELSDDAVEWVDAAVVIVGSELRFPPLLASGGADGSYDFSKNFADALVPALGIGPRPESGETRATWLDAALDATPAELVRGLSGAHFHRDASPVNSPLGEADALGNPWDVVLAIEGCLLLAPGAGRRHESSLPGSLVAPFTVRATAAGYGSALAGEKGRAELWLPLWSGWATLRELETVVREARAQVGRRSAHTGLDFVRSAGELGVARGIESFERYAILERAGQSGLAVPAGRISVRPRPAARAIASLDDWFSRAVSVRGRLPRAAAEPVSALERALFAFADASADAETRANACGVLERLGAAEGALAAAATRAGKLGLAPLRGAPAGPWLAAADDGSPEFAVACGLASLHDTTPSSLPALRDYLHGTEWDPDRRRRRYEAGVKRPIPRRGDAIVRLAALHVRRHLEAAHARQHSNGHEDRVGLSFDAGLSCPLAAVRAFARGQLDDERVLRLVEGLALLSFGGTRWEPRFRHAEAAAPVPAYELLALVWDGRAGMPGARPGWAARLATGHPKPVIDDALLRLRLLSIEPLAGSGDLLAGCPPGPRLAAALLVRLPAGGHDALLHRLTRSSPATEGATP, from the coding sequence GTGACTGAGCTGCGACTACCAGGCTGCCGGTCGCGTCCCTTGCTCGGCTACCTCAAGGCGCTCGGTGTGCTGCGCGTGGTCGCCCGCCAGGCCGACACCGGGGCGCGCGGCCGCTTCTCCGGCGGGGTGCTCGAGCTCTCCTCCGAGCTGGATCGCGACGCGATCGGCACGTTCCTCCTCGAGGACTACATGCCCACGCCAGTCCTGTCTCCCTGGAACGGCCGCGGCGGCTTCTACGCGAAGACAAACGCATCGATGGAGACCATCAACACCTCCGCCGAGCCGCGACTCCAGGGCTATCAGGAGGCATTCGCGCGAGCTGGCGACGTCGTGGAGCGGCTCGGACTAAGCGAGCAACCGAGGGCGAAGGAGAAGGGCCGCCTGCTCGCCGCCCTGCGCAACGAGTTGTCCGACGACGCGGTCGAGTGGGTCGACGCAGCAGTGGTCATCGTGGGGTCCGAGCTTCGCTTCCCGCCGCTCCTCGCCTCGGGCGGCGCCGACGGGAGCTATGACTTCTCGAAGAACTTCGCGGACGCCCTGGTGCCTGCGCTGGGGATCGGCCCCAGACCAGAGTCCGGCGAGACCCGAGCCACGTGGCTCGACGCGGCGCTCGACGCGACACCTGCTGAGCTGGTCCGCGGGCTGAGCGGCGCTCACTTCCACCGCGACGCCTCGCCCGTGAACTCCCCGCTCGGCGAGGCTGACGCGCTCGGCAACCCGTGGGACGTGGTCCTCGCGATCGAGGGATGTCTGCTGCTGGCGCCAGGCGCCGGACGCCGCCACGAGAGCTCGCTCCCCGGAAGCCTCGTCGCACCGTTCACCGTACGCGCGACGGCCGCGGGATACGGCTCGGCACTGGCCGGCGAGAAGGGCCGAGCCGAGCTCTGGCTGCCGCTCTGGTCCGGCTGGGCAACGCTGCGCGAGCTCGAGACGGTGGTGCGCGAGGCGCGTGCCCAGGTGGGTCGCCGAAGTGCCCACACCGGTCTCGACTTCGTGCGCTCGGCGGGCGAGCTCGGCGTCGCCCGCGGCATCGAGAGCTTCGAGCGCTACGCCATCCTCGAGCGAGCGGGTCAGTCCGGTCTCGCCGTACCCGCCGGCCGCATCTCAGTGCGCCCGCGACCCGCCGCACGTGCGATCGCGAGCCTGGACGACTGGTTCTCGCGCGCGGTGTCGGTCCGTGGGCGGCTGCCACGGGCAGCGGCCGAGCCGGTGTCCGCCCTCGAACGGGCGCTCTTCGCCTTCGCCGATGCCTCGGCCGACGCCGAGACGCGAGCCAACGCGTGCGGCGTGCTGGAGCGGCTCGGGGCAGCCGAGGGCGCGCTGGCCGCGGCCGCGACGCGTGCCGGCAAGCTGGGCCTCGCACCGCTACGCGGGGCGCCCGCGGGACCCTGGCTGGCGGCGGCCGACGACGGAAGCCCCGAGTTCGCCGTGGCGTGCGGTCTCGCCTCTCTCCACGACACGACACCGTCAAGCCTGCCGGCCCTCCGCGACTACCTACACGGCACCGAGTGGGATCCCGATCGCCGCCGCAGGCGCTACGAGGCCGGCGTCAAGCGCCCGATCCCGAGACGTGGAGATGCGATCGTTCGACTCGCCGCGCTGCACGTGCGCCGGCATCTCGAGGCCGCTCATGCGCGCCAGCACTCGAACGGCCACGAGGACCGTGTCGGGCTCAGCTTCGATGCCGGACTGAGCTGCCCGCTCGCGGCCGTGCGCGCCTTCGCCCGGGGACAGCTCGACGACGAACGAGTGCTCCGGCTCGTTGAGGGGCTCGCTTTGCTCTCGTTCGGCGGAACGCGCTGGGAGCCCCGTTTCAGGCATGCCGAGGCCGCGGCGCCGGTCCCCGCTTACGAGCTGCTGGCGCTCGTCTGGGACGGACGGGCGGGCATGCCGGGAGCCAGGCCTGGATGGGCCGCGCGGCTCGCGACGGGCCACCCCAAGCCGGTCATCGACGATGCGCTGCTGCGGCTGCGCCTGCTCTCGATCGAGCCGCTCGCCGGCTCAGGTGACCTGCTCGCCGGATGCCCACCCGGTCCGCGGCTCGCCGCGGCACTGCTCGTGCGGCTGCCCGCCGGCGGGCACGACGCCCTGCTGCACCGCCTCACGCGTTCCAGTCCAGCTACCGAAGGAGCCACGCCATGA
- the cas3 gene encoding CRISPR-associated helicase Cas3' translates to MLFDTGVAQSRLHCRDTAVAHARPTEPPGSRPGSVAPPDCQLGTGRRDLPLRITHPSHRFAPSSSGPSVMSDVPRLHLPTDFAEFFRHATGNHPYEYQRKLGGLDRPPSVLEIPTGAGKTEALLAPWLHERIVRGTGPRRLVYALPMRTLVEQTRDVAREMRKRLGIGSEHVAIHTLMGGQASRDWRDNPELPQVLVGTIDMLLSRALGRGYAESRYDWPVSFGLLNSDCRWVFDEVQLMGPARGTSAQLAGLRDSLGTALPCETIWASATIDRKALETFDHPRLGPVHGLADEDRAGQLGARLTARKILERLDLSDESPANLPRTIARALLERHASGSRSIVVLNTVGTAQAVFDALRRRLARVDEPPEVVLLHSRFRPPDRAERMAEALAPLEDGPGRIVVATQVIEAGVDTSARLLATETAPFSSVVQRLGRCNRAAEYDDASVLWLDRGEPSERTAAPYRSEDLETARAELAELIGSSLSPETVAARSVPERRIETAILRRRDLLDLFDTSPDLSGMDVDVSGFIREDDERSVSVFFRDLRADHASGVAPEDQPAPGRDELVAVPLGKFGRRRVWRLDHLDGVWRPGSPAPGEAVLLDSGEGGYSSATGWDPRLGDFVDPAGPPPDPERAEGYDHDGKSVAQRSWATIADHLSDARTTASELLSAIGPIDGDRRTAETVVTAAAVHDLGKAHPAFQDMLLAGVADEPERELRRGQLWAKSDHRGGRHRRRHFRHELASALALRAGNGASAPSDLAVYLVAAHHGRVRLSIRPAPDERAPDDSPDTPRFALGIAEGDELPAVETPLGTWPQTQLALGCMELGAPDAWAEMACGLRDDPALGPFRLAYLEALVRIADWRASD, encoded by the coding sequence GTGCTGTTCGATACCGGCGTAGCCCAAAGCCGGCTCCATTGCAGGGATACAGCCGTAGCCCACGCGCGTCCGACCGAACCACCCGGGTCTCGGCCCGGCTCCGTTGCACCGCCTGACTGTCAGCTCGGCACCGGGCGGCGCGACTTACCTTTACGAATCACCCATCCGTCGCATAGGTTCGCCCCATCTTCGTCCGGCCCCTCAGTCATGAGTGACGTTCCCCGGCTCCACCTCCCCACCGACTTCGCTGAATTCTTCCGGCACGCGACGGGCAATCACCCGTATGAGTACCAGCGAAAGCTGGGGGGCCTAGACCGGCCGCCGAGCGTCCTGGAGATCCCAACGGGCGCCGGTAAGACCGAGGCGCTGCTCGCACCGTGGCTCCATGAGCGCATCGTTCGCGGTACCGGTCCACGCCGCCTCGTCTACGCCCTGCCGATGCGTACGCTGGTCGAGCAGACTCGCGACGTTGCGCGCGAAATGCGCAAGCGACTGGGAATCGGCTCGGAGCACGTTGCGATCCACACGCTGATGGGCGGCCAAGCGTCCCGAGACTGGCGCGACAACCCGGAGCTGCCGCAGGTCTTGGTCGGCACGATCGACATGCTCCTCTCGCGCGCGCTCGGGCGCGGGTACGCCGAGAGCCGGTACGACTGGCCGGTCTCGTTCGGCCTGCTCAACTCGGACTGCCGCTGGGTCTTCGACGAGGTGCAGCTCATGGGGCCGGCGCGCGGAACGTCGGCGCAGCTGGCCGGGCTCCGGGACTCGCTCGGCACCGCCCTGCCGTGCGAGACGATCTGGGCCTCGGCGACGATCGACCGCAAGGCACTCGAGACGTTCGACCACCCTCGACTCGGCCCGGTCCACGGGCTCGCCGACGAGGACCGCGCCGGGCAGCTCGGCGCGCGTCTCACAGCGCGCAAGATCCTGGAGCGGCTCGACCTGTCGGATGAGAGCCCGGCCAATCTCCCTCGGACGATCGCCCGCGCGCTCCTCGAACGGCACGCCTCCGGCTCACGATCGATCGTGGTGCTGAACACCGTCGGTACCGCGCAGGCGGTGTTCGATGCTCTACGCCGCCGCCTCGCGCGTGTCGATGAGCCGCCCGAGGTCGTGCTCCTCCATTCACGCTTTCGCCCGCCCGACCGAGCGGAGCGGATGGCGGAGGCGCTCGCCCCGCTCGAGGACGGGCCTGGAAGGATCGTTGTCGCCACCCAGGTGATCGAGGCCGGCGTCGACACCTCGGCGCGGCTGCTCGCGACGGAGACGGCGCCCTTCTCGTCGGTCGTCCAGCGTCTCGGCCGTTGCAACCGCGCAGCCGAGTACGACGACGCCAGCGTGCTATGGCTCGACCGCGGCGAGCCTTCGGAGCGAACCGCAGCGCCCTACCGTTCCGAAGACCTCGAGACCGCCCGGGCGGAACTCGCCGAGCTGATCGGGTCGTCGCTGTCGCCGGAGACCGTCGCGGCCCGGTCTGTGCCCGAACGGAGAATCGAGACCGCGATCCTGCGGCGACGTGACCTGCTCGACCTGTTCGACACCAGCCCTGATCTGTCGGGCATGGACGTGGACGTCTCCGGCTTCATCCGGGAGGACGACGAGCGGAGCGTGTCCGTCTTCTTCCGCGACCTCCGGGCGGATCACGCGAGCGGCGTGGCGCCGGAGGATCAACCCGCCCCCGGGCGGGACGAGCTCGTGGCCGTTCCGCTCGGAAAGTTTGGCCGTCGGCGCGTCTGGCGCCTCGATCACCTCGACGGCGTCTGGCGCCCCGGCTCGCCGGCGCCCGGGGAGGCGGTCCTACTCGACAGCGGCGAGGGAGGCTACTCGTCGGCGACCGGCTGGGACCCCCGCCTGGGTGACTTCGTCGATCCGGCCGGGCCACCACCGGATCCCGAGCGTGCTGAGGGGTACGACCACGACGGCAAGAGCGTCGCCCAGCGCTCGTGGGCGACCATCGCGGATCACCTCTCGGACGCCCGCACGACGGCGAGCGAGCTGCTCTCGGCGATCGGGCCCATCGACGGCGACCGGAGGACGGCGGAAACGGTCGTAACCGCAGCGGCGGTTCACGACCTCGGCAAGGCCCATCCGGCCTTCCAGGACATGCTGCTCGCGGGCGTGGCGGACGAGCCCGAGCGCGAGCTGCGCCGCGGCCAGCTCTGGGCGAAGAGCGACCACCGGGGCGGTCGCCACCGTCGGCGGCACTTCCGCCACGAGCTGGCCAGCGCGCTGGCGCTGCGTGCCGGAAACGGTGCCAGTGCGCCTTCGGACCTCGCCGTCTACCTCGTGGCGGCCCATCACGGCCGCGTGCGGCTCTCGATCCGCCCCGCCCCGGACGAGCGGGCACCGGACGACAGTCCCGACACCCCGCGCTTTGCCCTCGGCATTGCCGAGGGCGATGAGCTGCCAGCCGTCGAGACGCCGCTTGGCACGTGGCCCCAGACCCAGCTCGCCCTCGGCTGCATGGAGCTCGGCGCTCCCGACGCGTGGGCCGAGATGGCGTGCGGGCTTCGCGACGATCCCGCGCTCGGGCCCTTCCGCCTGGCCTATCTCGAGGCGCTCGTGCGCATCGCGGACTGGAGGGCGAGTGACTGA
- a CDS encoding asparaginase domain-containing protein, whose amino-acid sequence MIGLGGTIAMTGSPARPARSAEELVAAAPGLGEIAAVGVQQLANVPGAHLSPADLARAVAAAAAAVDEGAAGAVILQGTDTIEETADLAALVWDREAPLAVTGAMRPGGAASADGPANLLDAVVLAASPDARGAGAVVVFDGLVHDGAEAIKAHTWRTGAFWSPAPLGEVREGMAHLQPAPRGAPVATPAEAAAAALDAYVPVVTAAAGMDSRPLDALREQGAVAVVLLALGAGHVPAGMLAGVDRALAAGLPVAVCARPPFGGTLERTYGFEGSETDLADRGALLAGRASPWKARIRLLLALGLALDPATVLVGRPPPPPPPET is encoded by the coding sequence GTGATCGGCCTGGGCGGCACGATCGCGATGACCGGCTCGCCGGCCCGGCCGGCACGCAGCGCGGAGGAGCTGGTGGCCGCGGCGCCCGGACTCGGCGAGATCGCCGCCGTGGGTGTCCAGCAGCTCGCCAACGTGCCGGGGGCCCACCTCTCTCCGGCCGACCTGGCGCGCGCCGTGGCCGCCGCGGCCGCCGCGGTGGACGAGGGCGCCGCGGGCGCCGTGATCCTCCAGGGCACAGACACGATCGAGGAGACCGCCGACCTGGCCGCGCTGGTGTGGGACCGCGAGGCGCCGCTGGCCGTGACGGGGGCCATGCGCCCGGGCGGCGCCGCGAGTGCGGACGGGCCCGCCAACCTGCTCGACGCGGTGGTGCTGGCCGCCTCCCCCGACGCACGCGGCGCCGGCGCCGTGGTGGTGTTCGACGGCCTGGTGCACGACGGGGCGGAGGCGATCAAGGCGCACACGTGGCGGACCGGCGCCTTCTGGTCGCCGGCGCCGCTCGGCGAGGTGCGCGAGGGCATGGCCCATCTGCAGCCGGCGCCCCGCGGCGCGCCGGTGGCGACCCCGGCCGAGGCCGCCGCCGCGGCGCTCGACGCCTACGTGCCGGTGGTCACGGCCGCCGCGGGCATGGACTCGCGCCCGCTGGACGCGTTGCGCGAGCAGGGCGCCGTCGCGGTGGTGTTGCTGGCGCTGGGCGCCGGACACGTGCCGGCGGGGATGCTGGCGGGCGTCGACCGGGCGCTGGCGGCAGGCCTTCCCGTGGCGGTCTGCGCACGGCCGCCGTTCGGCGGAACGCTCGAGCGAACCTACGGCTTCGAGGGCTCGGAGACCGACCTCGCGGACCGCGGCGCGCTGCTGGCGGGCCGGGCGTCGCCCTGGAAGGCCCGCATCCGCCTGCTGCTGGCGCTCGGGCTCGCGCTCGACCCGGCCACGGTGCTGGTCGGCCGGCCGCCGCCGCCGCCACCACCAGAGACGTAA